A stretch of DNA from Longimicrobium sp.:
GTGAAGGTGGCCAGCACCTTCCGGTCGAACGAGTCCAGGTCCACATCGCGCGCCAGCGTGGTCAGCTCGTCGCGGCTCAGCATCCGCCGGGCGATGGCCTGCAGCGCGTCCAGCTGCAGCGAGTACATGTTGTTGTACCCCTCGGCCCGCGCCGACGTGAGCCCCGCGCGCGACAGCCGCGACAGGTGATGCGAAACCGTCGACGCGCCGAGCCCCAGGTTCGCCGCCAGCTCCTCGACCGAATACGGCTTTTGCGCGAGCAGGCCCACGATCTTCAGGCGGTTGGGATCGGCCAACGCTTTGAACACTTCCAGGAACTCGCCCGGAATCGCCTGCGTATCCATTTTCATCCATTCCTGTCGAACTGATTCGATATACGTCAAATCAATTTGATGATGATCGGGAGAGATGTCAACCCGCCTTGATGTCCTCCGCCGGATGGCGGGCGCGAAAACGAACCGCCGCCGGAATGCAGGCGACGGCGATCGAGATGGATTCCGAGCGTCGATCGCGACGAGTGGCCGCGGATGATGCGCATCCTTGCGCCGAATCACGGCCGGCTGAGTCGTCCCCCCGCTGCGCGTGCAGTGAAGATGAAAGTCGTGGGCGCCGATGCACGTATCGAGCAGATCACCCTCGCGCGGTTTGCGAGGCTTCCCGTCGTTGTTGCTGCAGCTTCAGGCGCCGGTGAGGAGCGCTGGCGCCGCGGATCGCAGCGTGGGTGAGGCGCGCCCGTTTCGTGGCCGTTTCGTACGTATGTTCTGCGTGTGAAGGTGTTGGGCGGTGCACACTTTTTACACGCTGGAGCGGTCCGAGCGAACTCATCACGCCACCGGTGGCACACGTTTCGGGAGAGTACCGGGGTGTATACGACGTAAATCTGTGCATCGGCGTTGCAGATGTGTCTTGCGTCCTACAATACCGGCCGCTAATCTGTAAGCGCATTCCGTTCCAAGTACACATAGTAACACGAGCGCGCTGCCGCTCCACGTTCCCTTTAGACCCAAGGAGGAGGATGCCAGTGGCTGAGCGCGCTCCCGATCCGTCCATCGATCGCATCCGCGAGCATGCACGACGGTCGGTAGCCAAGACTTCGCTGCGGAAGGTGGCCAAGGCCGCCGGTGTGAAGGTGGGCGCCACGAAGAAGTTCGTCGACGGCTCGGTTCCGTACGAGCGCAACGCGCGGCTGTGGAAGAAGTGGTACGTCCGCGAGCTGCGCGAGGGAATCGCCGACGCGCCCGACACGGCGCTGCCCACCGCCGACGCCCAGGCGATCGTGGACCTGCTGCTCTGGTCGATTCCGCTGGAGCAGCGCGAGGAGGCCCGGCGTGACGTGGTGCAGATGTTCCTGCGCGCCCACGCCGACCGCCAGCTCACGCCGCCCGCGTGGGCGCTGGAGCTGACCGGCGGGCAGTCGTCGTAAGCACCGCAGCACGCTGCACCAGCGCCGCCGCATCGCCCCCGGGTGATGCGGCGGCGCTGTTTCGTCCCGCGGATCCGCGCGCGCAACAGCGGGAGGATGGATCGAGGTACGGGTTCCCCCGCTTGCCCGCACGCGGAGTCAGCATAGCTTTCGATCCATGAAGATGCGCGTTTCCGCCGCCGCCCGCCTGCTGGCCGCCGTCGCCCTGCTCGTCTCGTGGACGACGGCGGGGTGGGCAGCCGCGTGCGCGCGCCCCTCCGCGCCGGGTGCGGGAATGCACGCGATGGGGATGCACCACGCGATGCATCACCAGCCTGCGCCGCCGGGGCCGGAGCGGCATCGCGCGCCGCGTGGCGGGGAGACGCCGGAGTGCCCGCTGCTGGCGATGAACGGCGGCAGCTGCCTGGGCGCCGCGCATCTCCCCGCCATCGTCTCCGCCCCCGCGTCGGCGCTCGCGCCAGATGCCGGCTATCCCCCCGCGGACGGCGTGCGCGACCGGCTGATCGCCATCTCCGTCTTCCACCCCCCGCGAACCTGACGAAGCCCTGAGCCACCCGCGGGCACCTTCGCCCGCGGGCTTC
This window harbors:
- a CDS encoding metalloregulator ArsR/SmtB family transcription factor yields the protein MKMDTQAIPGEFLEVFKALADPNRLKIVGLLAQKPYSVEELAANLGLGASTVSHHLSRLSRAGLTSARAEGYNNMYSLQLDALQAIARRMLSRDELTTLARDVDLDSFDRKVLATFTEADGSIRSFPVQEKKFLVLMRHVLQAFEPGRRYGEKEMNEILLRFNPDTARLRRSLVMFGMMQREGGGGDYWRTEETE